A stretch of the Aspergillus puulaauensis MK2 DNA, chromosome 6, nearly complete sequence genome encodes the following:
- a CDS encoding uncharacterized protein (InterPro:IPR022812,IPR027417,IPR020850), producing the protein MVNTFNEDPATKPLFDTIDTLRHFDLKTNEIPIPQLVVVGDQSSGKSSVLESIEQVSLLRRMMLEPTKLHLPCPKFMCLRNRIIPDASLIIQSGITIFVGYVNALVVQGIILKGLRDTIFTTEIVGELDAKTVQRVAGETLEISERRAALQNEITQLEGVLGVLKPV; encoded by the exons ATGGTGAACACCTTTAACGAGGATCCTGCAACCAAACCATTGTTCGACACCATCGATACTCTCCGGCACTTTGATCTCAAGACAAATGAGATACCAATTCCACAACTCGTCGTTGTCGGAGATCAAAGCAGTGGTAAAAGTTCTGTACTCGAATCCATTGAGCAGGTTTCACTCTTGCGCCGCATGATGCTCGAGCCGACGAAGCTTCATCTTCCGTGCCCCAAGTTCATGTGTCTCCGGAATCGGATAATTCCAGACGCGTCATTGATCATACAGAGCGGTATTACAAT TTTTGTGGGCTATGTGAACGCACTCGTTGTCCAAGGTATTATCTTGAAAGGGCTCAGGGACACTATCTTCACTACTGAAATTGTGGGAGAACTGGACGCCAAGACTGTGCAGCGCGTGGCTGGAGAGACTCTAGAGATTTCCGAGAGACGTGCTGCCCTTCAAAATGAAATAACTCAACTAGAGGGGGTTTTGGGTGTTCTAAAGCCCGTCTAG
- a CDS encoding uncharacterized protein (COG:S;~EggNog:ENOG410Q0E7;~TransMembrane:1 (i12-31o)) — protein MMGLRTGPTRHLTFIGVADAALVAAIGAWLLDLKVILYTNERQEDRDVWYRNFPDDEEPHLTVIHSRQPGGSAVVQRSRTIQIPDATTLFRSHSELKPSHNNVVSGRVPWDNALYRTFGDHMTFLRSSRQKSFGTALGSAARIFSALNNGDPAVPMNWLRARNTYFPASYGMDFVHFSGDRFPELAVADLQREMMEAASAATYENACTAFEKALSDLSLECSCKSCCRIHGRSQESTMGQGHHSPQRCLVALTAAIIRLIRGLSGINLVDGLHPSRKGLEYIYRLQQIRVERARGSPKSKGSALVDVIVEHGIRDLIWTDASPLRFAEYVFLGTPFADEPEEPGISAISRDGLCFYLGILKNPLAEDPVALCWVTVVPGHIQFEGRLYGRVNEKATDLYNRGVLQKRPADCVPSKVFRSLDRCAGGNVMLNVTDSVTQDRRPALEVAFEILQSGRRQDVVGPWRVVHTIPRGLGLINCRDDGCEDSKVATGDLNKAIGHTPMQTITIGNSKVSLIEDSPISRLLVTANCWEPLIQREECLSCAVWSGCKQGWNAFAVLCKLPHPQQ, from the coding sequence ATGATGGGTCTTCGTACAGGCCCCACGAGACACCTCACCTTCATCGGCGTTGCAGATGCGGCACTGGTTGCGGCAATTGGCGCCTGGCTCCTGGATCTGAAGGTTATCCTCTACACAAATGAACGCCAGGAAGACCGCGACGTCTGGTATCGGAACTTTCCGGACGATGAGGAGCCGCATTTGACAGTTATCCACTCGCGTCAGCCAGGGGGGTCTGCAGTAGTCCAACGTAGTCGAACCATCCAGATCCCTGATGCAACTACTCTCTTCAGATCGCACTCGGAGCTGAAGCCTAGCCACAACAATGTGGTAAGCGGCCGTGTTCCTTGGGATAATGCCTTGTACCGAACATTTGGAGACCATATGACTTTCTTGCGGTCCTCAAGACAAAAGTCTTTCGGGACAGCTCTCGGTAGTGCCGCTCGGATCTTCTCCGCGCTGAATAACGGTGACCCAGCTGTTCCAATGAACTGGCTGCGAGCTAGGAACACGTACTTCCCTGCCAGCTATGGGATGGACTTCGTTCATTTCTCAGGAGACCGGTTCCCGGAGCTGGCGGTTGCAGACCTGCAGAGAGAAATGATGGAGGCTGCTAGCGCTGCAACATATGAAAATGCCTGTACAGCCTTCGAGAAAGCACTCAGCGACTTGTCACTCGAGTGCTCCTGTAAGTCTTGCTGTCGAATTCATGGTCGCAGTCAGGAGAGCACTATGGGCCAAGGACACCACAGCCCCCAGCGCTGTTTAGTGGCTCTTACCGCTGCGATTATTAGACTTATTCGCGGCCTCTCGGGTATCAACTTGGTAGACGGTCTGCATCCCAGCAGGAAAGGCCTGGAATATATttacaggctgcagcagattcGGGTGGAGCGGGCAAGGGGCTCCCCGAAGTCTAAAGGGTCCGCACTTGTTGATGTTATCGTGGAGCACGGAATTCGAGATCTGATATGGACCGATGCCTCGCCACTCAGATTCGCCGAGTACGTCTTTTTAGGGACCCCTTTCGCGGACGAGCCAGAGGAGCCAGGGATATCCGCTATCTCCCGGGACGGTTTGTGCTTCTACCTTGGTATTCTTAAGAACCCACTTGCAGAGGATCCAGTGGCCTTGTGTTGGGTTACTGTAGTTCCTGGTCACATCCAATTCGAAGGACGCTTATACGGCCGAGTGAATGAGAAGGCAACGGACCTATACAATAGGGGCGTCCTGCAAAAACGGCCTGCCGACTGCGTTCCCTCCAAGGTGTTCCGCAGCCTGGATCGGTGCGCGGGAGGCAACGTAATGCTAAATGTGACTGACAGTGTCACGCAGGACCGCCGGCCAGCACTAGAGGTCGCTTTTGAAATCTTGCAAAGTGGCAGGCGCCAGGATGTGGTTGGGCCTTGGAGAGTCGTGCACACAATACCTCGCGGGCTCGGTCTCATCAACTGCCGTGATGATGGCTGCGAGGACTCGAAGGTAGCGACCGGTGATCTTAATAAGGCCATTGGGCATACGCCGATGCAGACAATCACAATCGGTAATAGCAAAGTCTCGTTAATCGAGGATAGTCCTATTTCCCGACTCCTGGTGACCGCTAATTGTTGGGAGCCGCTGATCCAACGGGAAGAGTGTTTATCATGCGCCGTGTGGAGTGGATGCAAGCAGGGATGGAACGCTTTCGCTGTCCTGTGCAAGCTGCCACACCCCCAACAATAG
- a CDS encoding uncharacterized protein (COG:U;~EggNog:ENOG410QE38;~InterPro:IPR011701,IPR036259;~PFAM:PF07690;~TransMembrane:14 (i64-85o105-125i137-155o161-183i195-214o226-247i268-295o307-327i348-366o386-406i413-430o442-466i478-501o556-575i);~go_function: GO:0022857 - transmembrane transporter activity [Evidence IEA];~go_process: GO:0055085 - transmembrane transport [Evidence IEA]) → MKTNNEPIISQKFNEVGNVDIRATNTSPCETSEPDLERRNEPIECPNSTTVEALNKVLYHSGHAGLLLLTIIVISLGLTLFAYALDGGITPQFDIIAASSFNMHAQIGAINTATSIISGVSKPVIGKLADLTSRPTTYVIALLFYMVGYVIAASGTHFTAYIIGVAFTAVGKAGINLLCQIVVGDLTTLQWRGFWTGMTIAPYLVTTFITGFISDGFVPDKWRWGLGMFAIMMPVLLIPAIWALYGVQYRAKRLGSDIGHGSKKDGMLYTIWQGLVAVDVPGVILLGFAFALILLPLSLAQSAHGGWTNASMIAMEVTGFVILALFIGYELWIAPKPIMARNIIQNKVFLAALGANLFDQMTTAVWNNYFSSYIYVIKDWPNYTWTVFTGVQNLSLTVFSIINGLMMAKFHRYKTMMIVGAILKIVGYAICFDSHTRSTQNTATLAISQILLGVSAFTALGSRVGAMASVPHQDMASILAAYFLWTYLGTSAGYAVASAIWTDKMLNYMRAETPPGTSEIVLRAIYGSIKTLRTEYAPGDPIRDGAIRAYTRTNGIILLVAVTVTSLSLVCSLCMPNYYLGRQQNAVTNTGLDGSPVDITSRGKKEEAGQEDRSRELS, encoded by the exons ATGAAAACCAACAATGAACCAATAATATCTCAAAAGTTCAACGAGGTCGGAAATGTCGACATACGTGCAACCAACACCAGCCCCTGCGAAACCAGTGAACCAGATCTGGAAAGACGAAACGAACCCATAGAATGCCCTAACAGTACCACGGTGGAAGCCCTCAACAAGGTGCTGTACCACTCAGGACATGCCGGACtactcctcctcaccatTATCGTCATATCGCTAGGCCTGACACTATTCGCCTACGCACTAGACGGGGGAATCACGCCGCAGTTCGACATAATCGCCGCCTCGTCATTCAACATGCACGCACAGATCGGGGCAATAAACACCGCAACATCCATCATCAGCGGCGTCTCCAAACCCGTCATCGGTAAACTGGCCGATCTCACCTCTAGACCGACAACATACGTGATCGCGCTCTTATTCTACATGGTCGGGTACGTCATCGCAGCCAGCGGCACGCATTTCACGGCGTATATCATCGGCGTCGCCTTCACGGCTGTTGGCAAGGCAGGGATTAATCTCCTTTGCcagattgttgttggtgacTTGACGACCCTGCAGTGGCGTGGTTTCTGGACAGGGATGACTATCGCGCCGTATCTGGTCACGACATTCATTACGGGGTTTATCTCTGATGGGTTTGTTCCGGATAAGTGGCGCTGGGGGTTGGGCATGTTTGCGATTATGATGCCGGTGCTTCTTATACCGGCCATTTGGGCGTTGTATGGTGTGCAGTATCGGGCCAAGCGGTTGGGATCTGATATTGGACACGGGTCAAAAAAGGATGGCATGCTGTATACTATCTGGCAGGGCCTTGTCGCAGTTGACGTCCCTGGTGTGATATTACTGGGATTCGCGTTCGCACTTATCCTGCTCCCACTGTCGCTGGCACAGTCCGCACACGGAGGCTGGACGAATGCAAGCATGATAGCCATGGAAGTGACAgggttcgtcatcctcgccctcttcatcgGCTACGAGCTATGGATTGCACCAAAGCCCATAATGGCACGAAACATCATCCAGAATAAAGTCTTCCTGGCTGCGCTGGGCGCCAATCTCTTCGACCAAATGACCACGGCTGTCTGGAACAATTACTTCTCGTCGTATATATACGTTATCAAAGACTGGCCGAATTACACCTGGACAGTTTTCACAGGGGTGCAGAACCTCTCCCTCACCGTCTTCAGTATCATCAATGGCCTGATGATGGCCAAATTCCACCGTTACAAAACAATGATGATTGTCGGTGCAATACTCAAAATCGTGGGCTACGCCATCTGCTTCGACAGCCACACCCGGAGCACACAAAACACCGCAACGCTTGCCATTTCACAAATCCTGCTCGGTGTCAGTGCCTTCACAGCCCTAGGCTCCCGCGTAGGCGCAATGGCATCCGTGCCGCACCAGGACATGGCCTCAATCCTCGCTGCTTATTTCCTGTGGACATATCTCGGCACATCCGCCGGGTACGCCGTCGCATCAGCAATCTGGACAGATAAGATGCTGAATTACATGCGGGCGGAAACACCGCCCGGAACGTCGGAAATTGTGCTCAGAGCTATTTACGGGTCGATCAAAACGCTGCGTACCGAGTATGCACCCGGGGATCCGATTAGGGACGGGGCAATCCGGGCGTATACGCGCACGAATGGGATTATTCTTCTTGTTGCGGTGACTGTTACGAGTTTGTCGTTGGTTTGTTCTTTGTGCATGCCGA ATTACTATTTGGGGAGACAGCAGAATGCCGTTACGAATACTGGGCTTGATGGCTCTCCTGTTGATATTACGTCTAGgggcaagaaggaagaagctggacaaGAAGATCGCTCTAGGGAGCTGTCCTAA
- a CDS encoding TPR domain protein (COG:B;~EggNog:ENOG410PFAT;~InterPro:IPR013026,IPR001214,IPR011990;~PFAM:PF00856;~go_function: GO:0005515 - protein binding [Evidence IEA]), giving the protein MDIHDVSQMEEYRAVLQKQKHSLQNAQSRKGQTPKPTRSRDDIIMEFMFSRMLASNRPTNTRDIHSSFVPPAYPPSVAALSTLKRILIRDLTLETYHRGFYILLRAVTPMDRMTAVMTVVEDERGDVVMLQLYNQEKELSTDGRLVEGTVILVKEPYLKVMADGNYGMRADHLSDIRFLPDHDSLIPLAWGGQRAMDASANYYKIRGNNCFNKNEHHLAIDHYSRALSSSPTADEAVTIRLNRALTYLKTHQFDAALHDVEVVLLADECSEKALFRKSQALYHLARFEESCKVHQVLCKAYPNNTAARAEFDRATSRLAEQQTGKYPFKYLHREARKRCPPLLDRATYIGPVSVRPTESRGRGLFTTEAVRAGDLLLCEKAFAYAFDNEGTDTPSNLSILMNTETDTITKGTQAELITLIAQKLYKVPTLRSTFIDLYHGSYSPVDTAEVDGTPVVDTFLIERIMSLNCFGCGLSSRESHIRTMKEAESQLEPTKTETFHSCGVWPLASYINHSCNSNARRSFIGDMMIVRATRDLPKDTELVFWYKAPLDNTSKAKQLNLKHWGFRCSCEICQDSIETEESDLMKRRRLTADLANAFQSLGKSRKPNLVIARIEDVVSKLEETYRRLAIEVPRAGIWKAFSSLAAFHASRGVSEKAVDFALKTLESLGYVLEGGRLPRRSGVRLCVVKWGLMMDGLVGCWMILCRAYCDVAPELADQAEDYARTTYRMCVGEDETFGDTYSRFSKRTDGFLVRGE; this is encoded by the exons ATGGATATACACGACGTCTCTCAGATGGAGGAATACCGGGCAGTCctacagaaacagaaacatTCTCTCCAAAATGCCCAATCTCGCAAGGGTCagacgccgaagccgaccAGGTCTCGCGACGATATCATAATGGAGTTCATGTTTAGCCGAATGCTGGCCAGTAATAGACCTACTAACACGCGTGATATTCACTCCTCGTTTGTGCCTCCAGCCTACCCACCATCTGTCGCTGCATTGAGTACCCTGAAAAGGATACTAATCAGAGATCTCACCCTCGAAACATATCATCGTGGATTCTACATTCTGCTAAGAGCAGTCACACCGATGGACAGAATGACTGCGGTGATGACCGTGGTGGAAGATGAAAGAGGAGATGTTGTCATGTTACAGTTGTAcaaccaggagaaagagctCTCGACCGATGGCCGTCTCGTGGAAGGAACAGTGATACTCGTGAAGGAGCCTTACTTGAAGGTCATGGCTGATGGGAACTACGGAATGCGAGCTGACCATCTCTCCGATATCAGATTCCTGCCAGACCATGATTCTTTGATACCGTTGGCATGGGGAGGTCAGCGAGCAATGGATGCATCAGCCAATTATTACAAAATCAGAGGCAACAACTGTTTCAACAAGAATGAGCACCATCTCGCTATCGATCA CTATTCCAGGGCTCTGAGTTCCTCCCCGACTGCCGACGAAGCCGTCACAATCCGGCTCAATCGCGCCCTGACTTATCTCAAGACTCACCAATTTGACGCCGCCCTTCATGACGTCGAAGTCGTCCTATTGGCCGATGAATGCTCTGAAAAAGCCCTCTTCCGCAAGTCCCAGGCTCTTTATCATCTCGCCAGATTTGAAGAATCGTGCAAAGTCCACCAAGTGCTCTGCAAAGCATACCCTAACAACACTGCCGCAAGAGCCGAGTTCGATCGCGCCACTTCCCGACTCGCAGAACAGCAAACTGGAAAATACCCATTCAAGTACCTGCACCGAGAGGCAAGGAAGCGTTGCCCGCCGCTCCTGGATCGCGCAACATATATCGGCCCTGTCTCTGTCAGGCCAACTGAGTCTCGCGGACGAGGATTATTCACGACAGAAGCCGTCCGAGCCGGTGACCTATTGCTTTGTGAGAAAGCGTTCGCGTATGCCTTTGATAACGAAGGTACCGACACTCCGAGCAATCTTTCGATACTCATGAACACGGAAACGGACACGATCACAAAGGGTACCCAGGCAGAACTTATCACCCTGATCGCCCAGAAGCTTTACAAGGTCCCGACACTTCGATCAACATTCATTGATCTTTACCACGGCTCATACAGCCCTGTCGATACCGCAGAAGTGGACGGTACGCCCGTTGTCGACAC CTTCCTCATCGAGCGTATAATGTCGCTCAACTGCTTCGGCTGCGGCTTATCGTCCCGTGAATCTCACATTCGCACCATGAAAGAAGCCGAATCGCAGCTAGAGCCCACCAAGACCGAGACCTTCCACTCCTGCGGTGTCTGGCCTCTGGCATCATATATAAACCATTCCTGCAACAGCAACGCTCGCCGCTCTTTCATCGGCGATATGATGATCGTGCGCGCTACACGAGATCTGCCCAAGGATACCGAACTGGTTTTCTGGTACAAGGCGCCCCTCGATAATACCTCTAAGGCGAAACAACTGAATCTAAAGCATTGGGGCTTCAGGTGCAGCTGCGAGATCTGCCAGGATTCCATTGAAACCGAGGAGAGCGATCTGATGAAGCGAAGGAGACTCACCGCGGACTTGGCGAATGCCTTCCAGTCCCTAGGAAAATCCCGCAAGCCAAACTTGGTTATTGCTCGGATTGAAGACGTCGTTTCTAAACTCGAGGAAACGTATCGCAGGCTAGCAATCGAAGTTCCCCGTGCTGGTATTTGGAAGGCGTTTTCGAGTCTAGCGGCTTTCCACGCCTCCCGAGGTGTCTCAGAGAAAGCTGTTGATTTTGCACTGAAGACTTTGGAGTCACTGGGCTACGTACTGGAAGGCGGGAGACTTCCGCGTAGATCTGGTGTGCGGCTGTGCGTTGTGAAATGGGGTCTTATGATGGACGGTCTTGTTGGGTGTTGGATGATTCTCTGCAGGGCGTACTGCGATGTAGCTCCTGAACTGGCAGATCAGGCAGAGGACTACGCTAGGACTACCTATAGGATGTgtgttggcgaggatgagaCTTTTGGGGATACGTACAGCCGCTTCTCGAAGCGCACGGATGGATTTCTTGTTCGGGGGGAGTAG
- a CDS encoding NAD(P)/FAD-dependent oxidoreductase (COG:E;~EggNog:ENOG410PJ6Z;~InterPro:IPR006076,IPR036188;~PFAM:PF01266;~go_function: GO:0016491 - oxidoreductase activity [Evidence IEA];~go_process: GO:0055114 - oxidation-reduction process [Evidence IEA]), with product MLPVPNSTASYWRSDRHWLDEHHSTAHLPTETDIVIIGTGIAGVSTAYHLVNSIKKNGEARQPSILLLEARQVCSGATGRNGGHIKKLPSTIGGLIQAHGRSNAGDIAEFVRANIYAVKRVIEKENIDAEAELRRSFDVPLTEDDARVITREFEELLEDGFPLMQDVGYVGEKFAERITSIDGAKAALSTPALSLWPYKFVTQLLERVLSTGNANLQTNTPVTAIETTHNGGYTVKTNRGDVKTPTLVLATNGYTAGLLPQYKNVITPIKGTASHITVPPDTARPPPYLSNTYNIRYAPNRVDYLNPRPDGGIVVGGGKWTYEGQRELWYDVYDDSTLIEPARHYFDGLMQRHFRGWEGSGATTESVWTGIMGVTTDSLPHIGKVPGTSGQYVLAGYNGGGMTMAFLAALGVARMITEGISFEETGVPECMRTTQERLDG from the exons ATGCTCCCAGTCCCAAACTCAACAGCATCATACTGGCGCAGCGATCGACACTGGCTGGATGAACACCACTCAACGGCACACCTGCCAACCGAAACAGACATTGTCATCATCGGCACCGGTATCGCTGGCGTCTCTACAGCTTATCATCTCGTTAATAGTATCAAGAAGAACGGTGAAGCACGGCAaccatccatcctcctcctcgaagcACGGCAGGTCTGCTCCGGAGCGACAGGCCGCAACGGCGGACATATCAAGAAGTTACCTTCCACGATAGGAGGGCTTATCCAGGCTCATGGGAGATCCAACGCCGGGGATATTGCAGAGTTCGTGCGAGCGAATATCTACGCCGTCAAGCGAGTGATTGAAAAGGAGAACATCGACGCCGAAGCAGAATTGAGACGCAGTTTCGATGTGCCGTTAACGGAAGACGATGCCAGAGTCATAACGAGGGAGTTTGAGGAGCTGTTGGAGGATGGGTTCCCTCTTATGCAGGATGTTGGATATGTCGGGGAGAAGTTTGCAGAGCGT ATTACTTCTATCGACGGGGCAAAGGCAGCCCTCAGCACGCCCGCTCTATCACTCTGGCCATATAAATTCGTGACCCAACTTCTGGAGCGCGTCTTGAGTACAGGGAATGCGAACCTCCAAACAAACACACCCGTCACTGCCATCGAAACGACTCACAACGGCGGATATACCGTGAAGACCAACCGCGGAGACGTCAAAACGCCTACATTAGTCTTAGCGACAAACGGATATACCGCTGGTCTATTGCCGCAGTATAAAAATGTCATTACACCTATTAAAGGGACCGCCTCGCATATCACAGTCCCACCAGATACAGCACGTCCACCGCCGTATCTATCGAATACGTACAATATACGCTATGCACCCAATCGGGTTGATTATCTGAATCCCAGACCGGATGGAGGTATTGTCGTAGGTGGCGGGAAATGGACGTACGAGGGACAGAGGGAGCTTTGGTATGATGTCTACGATGATTCTACGCTGATTGAACCGGCGAGACACTATTTCGATGGGCTCATGCAGCGCCATTTCCGGGGGTGGGAGGGTAGTGGTGCTACGACGGAGAGTGTTTGGACGGGGA TAATGGGGGTTACGACAGACAGCCTACCCCATATTGGCAAGGTCCCTGGCACGTCCGGTCAGTATGTTCTTGCTGGGTACAATGGGGGAGGTATGACCATGGCGTTCCTGGCGGCACTTGGGGTTGCACGGATGATCACAGAGGGAATCTCATTTGAGGAAACTGGTGTCCCTGAATGTATGAGGACGACCCAGGAGAGATTGGATGGGTAA
- a CDS encoding uncharacterized protein (COG:K;~EggNog:ENOG410PHTN;~InterPro:IPR036864,IPR007219,IPR001138;~PFAM:PF00172,PF04082;~go_function: GO:0000981 - DNA-binding transcription factor activity, RNA polymerase II-specific [Evidence IEA];~go_function: GO:0003677 - DNA binding [Evidence IEA];~go_function: GO:0008270 - zinc ion binding [Evidence IEA];~go_process: GO:0006351 - transcription, DNA-templated [Evidence IEA];~go_process: GO:0006355 - regulation of transcription, DNA-templated [Evidence IEA]), whose translation MQNALTPPASRSPELQQLSCTSCRHRKVRCNRRDPCLNCVKTGITCVFPEPARNLRKIRESPRTDLGYRLRRLEDLVRDLRNPMYSDADAVRSTAARSGQTTTIEKCPYLDTDPRVVPRKQGTPEEFGRLVVDHGCGRYISNRLWASLSDQIDELHELLEPSYRSVGEYLSPDSSPPSNYHQNDCFLFGFNSVAHSLANYHPSARQISVLWHKYEQNVAPLVMVLHPETVNLAFQCYQVCPDVLDEVSECLLFAVYFSAAVSMSADECLVEFEDSREAVTSHFRFALEQGLAKAGLTTSKNLNLLQAAVLYLKGLRGLGETRFAWTMTPLVIRLATGLGLHRDGSAFGLEPFEVEMRRRVWWCICILDVQTAEDQGTDPMLHDVFYDTRLPLNINDEDVGPFRKDLPQERFGYTELTYFLLQCEVALATRRLTYHLAGSPCPALQSIEERESLVENLDRRLNERYICHLNANSALQWVCIKFVRISVAKLTLIIHQPLDKGQKIASFPSDVRDKIICHAIEMIELSHTMQMDARLSRWKWEFQTQIPWHAFAFVLSEMCYGRENSTIERAWPSISLIFKEWQKDATSQSRTIWRPLSKLMVRAAYCQSRQDGEGLTRRFPRPPDSQSHNTNSWDLAGDMFPSLDPILQGSYASVMCSPFPNADPHPTNSRDGETLGDCGVSCGFDSDMAGRQVLPRQLNDVPRFLSTARSVSRSNAGQHWHSPPATG comes from the exons ATGCAGAACGCACTCACACCACCAGCTTCTCGATCCCCCGAGCTGCAACAACTGAGCTGCACGAGTTGCCGCCACAGGAAGGTCAGGTGCAACAGGAGAGACCCATGCCTCAACTGCGTCAAAACAGGCATAACTTGTGTTTTCCCGGAACCAGCAAGAAACCTACGCAAGATTCGCGAGTCACCAAGAACCGATCTTGGCTACCGACTAAGACGACTAGAAGATCTAGTTCGTGACCTTCGGAATCCCATGTACTCAGACGCGGACGCCGTGCGGTCTACCGCGGCTCGCAGTGGTCAAACAACAACGATTGAAAAATGCCCATACCTCGATACAGATCCACGGGTGGTACCACGGAAACAGGGCACCCCAGAGGAGTTTGGACGGCTAGTGGTTGACCATGGATGCGGTCGCTATATAAGTAATCGGCTATGGGCGAGCCTCAGTGACCAG ATCGACGAGCTGCATGAGCTACTGGAGCCGTCGTATCGCAGTGTTGGTGAATATCTGTCCCCAGACAGTAGCCCACCAAGTAACTACCACCAGAACGactgcttcctcttcgggTTCAACTCTGTTGCGCACTCGCTAGCGAATTATCATCCGTCCGCGAGACAGATATCTGTTTTGTGGCATAAATATGAACAGAATGTGGCCCCTCTTGTAATGGTCCTACACCCGGAGACCGTCAACTTGGCTTTTCAATGCTATCAAGTTTGTCCGGATGTCTTGGATGAAGTTTCTGAGTGTCTGCTTTTTGCGGTGTACTTCTCAGCTGCGGTCAGCATGAGTGCAGACGAATGTCTCGTGGAATTTGAGGATAGCAGAGAAGCAGTAACCAGCCACTTCAGATTTGCTCTAGAACAGGGGCTTGCGAAGGCAGGTCTGACGACTTCCAAGAACCTAAATCTGCTCcaggctgctgttctttACCTAAAGGGGCTACGTGGGCTAGGAGAGACAAGGTTTGCCTGGACAATGACTCCTCTTGTTATCCGTCTTGCCACTGGCCTGGGTTTACATCGGGACGGCTCAGCCTTTGGACTTGAGCCATTCGAGGTGGAGATGCGCCGTCGTGTGTGGTGGTGTATTTGTATACTCGATGTTCAAACGGCAGAAGATCAGGGCACGGATCCTATGCTGCATGATGTCTTTTACGACACTCGGCTTCCGTTGAATATcaacgacgaagatgtcGGCCCCTTCCGCAAAGACCTACCGCAAGAGCGATTTGGCTATACGGAGTTAACTTACTTTCTCTTGCAATGCGAGGTGGCGTTGGCTACACGCCGACTGACTTATCATCTTGCCGGGAGTCCCTGCCCTGCGCTTCAATCAATTGAAGAGCGTGAATCTCTTGTTGAAAATCTGGACAGACGGCTAAATGAGCGATACATCTGCCACCTTAATGCCAATTCGGCCCTTCAGTGGGTCTGCATCAAGTTTGTCCGCATTTCCGTTGCTAAGCTGACCTTAATTATACACCAGCCGCTGGACAAGGGACAGAAGATCGCCTCGTTCCCTTCTGATGTACGAGACAAGATCATTTGCCATGCAATCGAGATGATTGAACTTAGCCATACTATGCAGATGGATGCTAGGCTCTCAAGGTGGAAGTGGGAATTCCAAACCCAAATACCTTGGCACGCATTTGCCTTTGTCTTGTCTGAGATGTGCTACGGCAGGGAAAACTCAACAATAGAGCGTGCATGGCCCTCTATAAGTCTGATATTCAAAGAGTGGCAAAAGGACGCGACGAGTCAGAGCAGAACCATCTGGCGACCTTTATCAAAACTCATGGTACGAGCAGCATACTGCCAGAGTAGACAAGACGGCGAAGGTTTAACACGGAGATTTCCGCGTCCACCCGATTCCCAATCGCACAATACGAACTCTTGGGATCTTGCCGGGGATATGTTCCCTTCTCTCGATCCGATATTGCAAGGATCGTACGCCTCCGTTATGTGTTCGCCCTTCCCGAACGCCGATCCGCACCCGACGAACTCgagagatggagagacgCTCGGCGACTGTGGTGTCTCGTGTGGCTTTGATTCGGACATGGCCGGCCGGCAGGTCTTGCCGCGACAATTAAACGATGTACCTCGTTTTCTGTCAACGGCACGGTCCGTGTCTCGGTCGAATGCTGGGCAACACTGGCATTCTCCTCCGGCAACAGGATAG